In one Corallococcus sp. EGB genomic region, the following are encoded:
- a CDS encoding carboxypeptidase regulatory-like domain-containing protein produces the protein MRLRYGLSSRQGEQVDVGPGLTYSGLTPNDLALSLMGWAGEHLGGQVELQREAFDLKDAGASSRVTGGSLVRGSVGARGRLFLGPARLELGVGYGFAQLPLFGGYSYAPVLQRGVRHAALISGRVLVSLPAKLQLEARGEVPLTVSAHAADGLKAASSGYVVGAALLYPVVQRNGWTGRLLLDVQQAHDTLELEDSGLRSEQRMRRIGLGFEVALGGMGRTARPVEGPRQAFVALSVVDAETGAPLPGARVRVPSLKTPGTNEDLVADAQGQLRVLLPEGAQPTQASVDGYEDATETATVSVEGSESAPVQLRLHKKAPTTGSLKVKVVQGKNGVPVPDVQVVSGTARLRTNMVGEVLLEGLAPGPVAVAMSAPGFRATEEAAVVVAGQTSELVVVLSQERKGEQATLVGQVRSARSGQPLVATVSIPQARVRTRTDKSGAFTARVRGGTYRITLSAPGHRPQVKTVTVREGEQAILNVDLFPRGR, from the coding sequence TTGCGTCTTCGCTACGGACTGTCCTCGCGGCAGGGCGAGCAGGTGGATGTAGGGCCCGGGCTCACCTACTCCGGTCTGACGCCGAACGACCTGGCGCTGTCGTTGATGGGCTGGGCGGGCGAACACCTGGGCGGGCAGGTGGAGCTCCAGCGCGAGGCGTTCGACCTGAAGGACGCGGGCGCGTCGTCGCGCGTGACGGGCGGCAGCCTGGTGCGCGGTTCGGTGGGCGCGCGCGGGCGCCTGTTCCTGGGGCCGGCGCGGCTGGAGCTGGGCGTGGGCTACGGCTTCGCGCAGCTGCCGCTGTTCGGCGGGTACTCGTATGCGCCGGTGTTGCAGCGGGGCGTGCGGCACGCGGCGCTGATTTCAGGGCGGGTGCTGGTGTCGCTGCCGGCGAAGCTCCAACTGGAGGCGCGCGGTGAGGTGCCGCTGACGGTGTCCGCGCACGCGGCGGATGGGCTGAAGGCGGCGTCGTCCGGCTACGTGGTGGGCGCGGCGCTGCTGTATCCGGTGGTGCAGCGCAACGGCTGGACGGGGCGGCTGCTGCTGGACGTGCAGCAGGCGCACGACACCCTGGAGCTGGAGGACAGCGGCCTGCGCTCCGAGCAGCGGATGCGCCGCATCGGGTTGGGCTTCGAGGTGGCGTTGGGCGGCATGGGGCGGACGGCACGTCCCGTGGAAGGGCCGCGCCAGGCCTTCGTCGCGCTGAGCGTGGTGGACGCGGAGACGGGCGCACCGCTGCCTGGCGCGCGTGTGCGTGTGCCTTCCCTGAAGACGCCGGGCACGAACGAGGACCTGGTCGCGGACGCCCAAGGACAGTTGCGGGTCCTGCTGCCCGAAGGCGCGCAGCCCACGCAGGCGAGCGTGGACGGCTATGAGGATGCGACGGAGACCGCGACCGTCAGCGTGGAGGGCTCGGAGAGCGCGCCCGTCCAGTTGCGCCTGCACAAGAAGGCTCCGACCACGGGCTCGCTCAAGGTGAAGGTGGTGCAGGGGAAGAACGGCGTTCCCGTTCCGGACGTGCAGGTCGTCTCCGGCACCGCGCGGCTGCGCACGAACATGGTGGGCGAGGTGCTGCTGGAGGGGCTCGCGCCGGGCCCCGTGGCCGTGGCGATGTCCGCGCCGGGCTTCCGCGCCACGGAAGAGGCGGCGGTGGTGGTGGCGGGCCAGACGTCGGAGCTGGTGGTGGTGCTGTCGCAGGAGCGCAAGGGCGAGCAGGCCACGCTGGTGGGCCAGGTGCGCAGCGCCCGCAGCGGCCAGCCGCTGGTGGCGACGGTGAGCATCCCTCAGGCCAGGGTGCGCACGCGCACGGACAAGAGCGGCGCCTTCACCGCGCGCGTCCGCGGCGGCACATACCGCATCACCCTGTCCGCCCCCGGGCACCGGCCCCAGGTGAAGACCGTCACCGTGCGCGAAGGTGAGCAGGCCATTCTCAACGTCGATTTGTTCCCGAGGGGCCGGTGA
- the recR gene encoding recombination mediator RecR, with the protein MTPDPLNRLVAQLAKLPGIGEKTAQRLAFHILRAPGEFAVDLSQAIREVKEKVHLCVRCFSLTDSELCGFCRDNRRDERALCVVETYSDLMALERTREFKGRYHVLHGVLSPLEGVGPEQLRIKELLQRLNDSRVEEIILATNPDIEGEATALYLTRLLKPMGLRVTRIAQGLPMGGDLEFADQATLAKALSARRDL; encoded by the coding sequence ATGACCCCCGATCCGCTGAATCGCCTGGTCGCCCAGCTCGCGAAGCTGCCGGGCATTGGTGAGAAGACCGCCCAGCGCCTCGCGTTCCACATCCTGCGGGCGCCGGGCGAGTTCGCCGTCGACCTCTCGCAGGCCATCCGCGAGGTGAAGGAGAAGGTGCACCTGTGCGTGCGCTGTTTCTCCCTCACCGACTCGGAGCTGTGCGGCTTCTGTCGAGACAACCGCCGCGACGAGCGCGCCCTGTGCGTGGTGGAGACGTACTCGGACCTGATGGCGCTGGAGCGCACCCGCGAGTTCAAGGGCCGCTACCACGTGCTGCACGGCGTGCTGTCCCCGCTGGAAGGCGTGGGCCCGGAGCAGCTGCGCATCAAGGAGCTCTTGCAGCGCCTCAACGACAGCCGGGTGGAGGAGATCATCCTCGCCACCAACCCGGACATCGAAGGCGAGGCCACCGCGCTCTACCTCACGCGCCTCCTCAAACCCATGGGCCTGCGGGTGACGCGCATCGCCCAGGGCCTGCCCATGGGCGGCGACCTGGAGTTCGCGGACCAGGCCACGCTGGCCAAGGCGCTGTCCGCCCGACGCGACCTGTGA
- a CDS encoding YbaB/EbfC family nucleoid-associated protein — protein MPGIDLNYFIRQANKLTEKIEERKKQLAEETVEAKSGEGRVTVVANCVQEIRSIKIDKSAIDPNDPGMLEDLITAAVNAALANSRQHMNAELAKISGGVKIPGIN, from the coding sequence ATGCCCGGCATCGACCTGAACTACTTCATCCGGCAGGCGAACAAGCTCACCGAGAAGATCGAAGAGCGGAAGAAGCAGCTGGCGGAAGAGACCGTCGAGGCGAAGTCCGGCGAGGGCCGCGTGACGGTCGTCGCCAACTGCGTGCAGGAGATCCGCAGCATCAAGATCGACAAGAGCGCCATCGACCCCAACGACCCGGGGATGCTCGAGGACCTCATCACCGCCGCCGTGAACGCTGCCCTGGCGAACAGCCGTCAGCACATGAACGCGGAGCTGGCGAAGATCTCCGGCGGCGTGAAGATCCCCGGCATTAATTAA
- the mglA gene encoding gliding-motility regulator Ras-like GTPase MglA: MSFINYSSREINCKIVYYGPGLCGKTTNLQYIYNKTAADTKGKLISLSTETDRTLFFDFLPLSLGEIRGFKTRFHLYTVPGQVFYDASRKLILKGVDGVVFVADSQIERMEANMESLENLRINLAEQGYDLNKIPYVVQYNKRDLPNAVTVEEMRKALNPRNIPEYQAVAPTGVGVFDTLKAVAKLVLTELRKGG; encoded by the coding sequence ATGTCCTTCATCAATTACTCATCCCGCGAAATCAACTGCAAGATTGTCTATTACGGGCCGGGCCTCTGCGGGAAGACGACCAACCTTCAGTACATCTACAACAAGACCGCGGCGGACACGAAGGGCAAGCTCATCTCCCTCTCCACGGAGACGGACCGCACGCTCTTCTTCGACTTCCTGCCGTTGTCGCTCGGTGAGATCCGCGGCTTCAAGACGCGCTTCCACCTCTACACGGTGCCCGGCCAGGTGTTCTACGACGCCAGCCGCAAGCTCATCCTCAAGGGCGTGGACGGCGTGGTGTTCGTCGCCGACAGCCAGATCGAGCGCATGGAAGCCAACATGGAGTCGTTGGAGAACCTGCGCATCAACCTGGCGGAGCAGGGCTACGACCTGAACAAGATTCCGTACGTGGTCCAGTACAACAAGCGCGACCTGCCCAACGCGGTGACCGTGGAGGAGATGCGCAAGGCGCTCAACCCGCGGAACATCCCGGAGTACCAGGCGGTGGCGCCCACGGGCGTGGGCGTGTTCGACACGCTCAAGGCCGTGGCCAAGCTGGTCCTCACCGAGCTGCGCAAGGGCGGCTGA
- the mglB gene encoding gliding-motility regulator GTPase-activating protein MglB — protein MGTQLVMYEEEFTKINAVCDRLTKDANAKVVFLVDKNGQLISSAGQTQNIDTTSLASLTAGNVAAMGGLAKLIGENEFPNQFHEGAKDSLYMTIVGSRVVLVVIFDNRTSLGLVRLRIKKASDELTKIFESLVKKTDSPGAGSPFAEISDDDIDNLFSE, from the coding sequence ATGGGCACGCAACTGGTGATGTACGAAGAGGAGTTCACCAAGATCAACGCCGTTTGCGACCGGCTCACCAAGGACGCGAACGCGAAGGTGGTCTTCCTCGTCGACAAGAACGGCCAGCTCATCTCCTCGGCCGGCCAGACGCAGAACATCGACACCACGTCGCTCGCGTCGCTGACGGCCGGCAACGTGGCCGCCATGGGCGGACTCGCGAAACTCATCGGGGAGAATGAGTTCCCCAACCAGTTCCATGAAGGGGCGAAGGACAGCCTCTACATGACCATCGTCGGAAGCCGGGTGGTGCTGGTCGTCATCTTCGACAACCGCACGAGCCTGGGTCTGGTGCGCCTGCGCATCAAGAAGGCCAGCGACGAGCTGACGAAGATCTTCGAGAGCCTCGTGAAGAAGACCGACAGCCCCGGAGCCGGTTCGCCGTTCGCCGAGATCTCCGACGACGATATCGACAACCTCTTCAGCGAGTAA
- a CDS encoding DNA polymerase III subunit gamma/tau → MARGEPVQAGASAVATRMPPAALMEGLSPAAARPLSFLRNGGGASGPAPTPAAVPPSPVVMDDLPPSAARPLSFLRNGGGAAPAMEPPPAPGVVMDDLPPSAARPLSFLRNGGAQPPAPLPEPAARAPEPAVPTVRITNMRKPEPVAPPEPPPYGDGDADERMFPEEGSAEGCASGECIPVAEPAAPEPEPPEPEPPPAMAPVATSRDNPNRPLPERWRAAVETVKAASVRHGTALANGRLQSMRAGEIILGYPPSAAFHKAAVVAAVGKATVDAALASHFGRPVKLTITDVPQTQDALPGGMGLSLSEQDSQSRATHEKSTEGKVRSHASVRAVLKMLGGEIEHIQVYEPERPPANLPDVPAAPDD, encoded by the coding sequence ATGGCTCGCGGCGAGCCGGTCCAGGCCGGTGCGTCCGCCGTGGCCACCCGGATGCCTCCGGCTGCCCTGATGGAGGGCCTGTCCCCCGCGGCGGCCCGTCCCCTCTCCTTCCTCCGCAATGGTGGCGGCGCGAGCGGTCCCGCGCCCACTCCCGCCGCCGTGCCACCTTCGCCGGTGGTGATGGACGACCTGCCGCCCTCCGCGGCGCGCCCGCTGTCCTTCCTGCGCAATGGCGGCGGCGCGGCCCCTGCGATGGAGCCCCCTCCGGCTCCGGGCGTCGTCATGGACGACCTGCCCCCGTCCGCGGCCCGTCCCCTCTCCTTCCTCCGCAACGGCGGCGCCCAGCCTCCCGCGCCCCTCCCCGAGCCCGCCGCCCGCGCGCCCGAGCCCGCCGTCCCCACCGTGCGCATCACCAACATGCGCAAGCCCGAACCGGTGGCTCCGCCCGAACCGCCGCCCTACGGCGACGGGGACGCGGACGAGCGCATGTTCCCGGAAGAGGGCTCCGCCGAAGGCTGTGCCTCCGGCGAATGCATCCCCGTCGCGGAGCCCGCCGCCCCCGAGCCGGAGCCGCCGGAACCCGAGCCGCCGCCCGCGATGGCGCCCGTCGCCACCAGCCGCGACAACCCCAACCGCCCCCTGCCTGAACGCTGGCGCGCCGCCGTGGAGACCGTGAAGGCCGCGTCCGTGCGCCACGGCACGGCGCTCGCCAATGGCCGCCTCCAGTCCATGCGGGCGGGTGAAATCATCCTGGGCTATCCGCCCTCCGCCGCCTTCCACAAGGCCGCCGTGGTCGCCGCCGTGGGCAAGGCCACCGTGGACGCGGCGCTGGCCTCGCACTTCGGCCGGCCCGTGAAGCTCACCATCACGGACGTGCCCCAGACCCAGGATGCCCTCCCCGGGGGCATGGGGCTGAGCCTCTCCGAACAGGACAGCCAGAGCCGCGCCACCCACGAGAAGTCCACCGAGGGCAAGGTGCGCTCCCACGCGTCCGTGCGGGCCGTCCTCAAGATGCTGGGCGGCGAAATCGAACACATCCAGGTCTACGAGCCCGAGCGGCCACCGGCCAACCTCCCGGACGTCCCCGCCGCTCCTGACGACTGA
- the dnaX gene encoding DNA polymerase III subunit gamma/tau yields MSYLVLARKWRPQKFDDMTGQEHVVRTIGNAIKMDRVAHAYLFCGPRGVGKTTAARLLAKALNCEQGPTATPCGACRACTEITAGTSVDVAEIDGASNNGVENVREIRENAKYLPQRDRHKIYIIDEVHMLSGAAFNALLKTLEEPPGHVKFIFATTEAHKLPDTILSRCQRHNFRRISAARMLQRLKEICQAEGAGISEQSLSLVVRQSEGGMRDALSLLDQILASCGPNPTDEAVAEAMGAIDRTVVQDFAEALVRKDAKRVLGRVDEVFNRGLDLKRLAEELALQLRHLFVTKSLGEAPAELAESEQKALVALAKEADTAQLSRLFDIVHGCIWDVSRAAQPRLALEMALLKAIQLSPAGSIPDLLARVERLSAGLGAEGAAKSTSGAPGGRSGPANFRV; encoded by the coding sequence ATGAGCTACCTCGTCCTCGCCCGCAAATGGCGCCCGCAGAAGTTCGATGACATGACCGGCCAGGAGCACGTGGTCCGGACCATCGGGAACGCCATCAAGATGGACCGGGTCGCGCACGCGTACCTGTTCTGTGGCCCGCGAGGAGTGGGCAAGACGACGGCCGCCCGCCTGCTCGCCAAGGCGCTCAACTGTGAGCAGGGCCCCACGGCGACCCCGTGCGGCGCCTGCCGGGCGTGCACGGAAATCACCGCCGGCACCAGCGTGGACGTGGCGGAGATCGACGGTGCGTCCAACAACGGCGTGGAGAACGTGCGCGAGATTCGCGAGAACGCGAAGTACCTGCCGCAGCGCGACCGCCACAAGATCTACATCATCGACGAAGTCCACATGCTCTCCGGCGCGGCGTTCAACGCGCTCCTGAAGACGCTGGAGGAGCCGCCCGGTCACGTGAAGTTCATCTTCGCGACGACGGAGGCGCACAAGCTCCCGGACACCATCCTGTCGCGTTGCCAGCGCCACAACTTCCGGCGCATCTCCGCGGCGCGGATGCTCCAGCGGCTCAAGGAGATCTGCCAGGCGGAAGGCGCGGGCATCTCCGAGCAGTCGCTGTCGCTGGTGGTCCGCCAGTCCGAGGGCGGCATGCGCGACGCGCTGAGCCTGCTGGACCAGATCCTGGCGTCGTGCGGCCCCAACCCCACGGACGAGGCCGTCGCGGAGGCGATGGGCGCCATCGACCGCACGGTGGTGCAGGACTTCGCGGAGGCGCTGGTCCGCAAGGACGCGAAGCGCGTGCTGGGCCGGGTGGACGAGGTGTTCAACCGGGGCCTGGACCTGAAGCGGTTGGCTGAGGAGCTGGCGCTGCAGCTGCGGCATCTCTTCGTGACCAAGTCGCTGGGTGAAGCGCCCGCAGAGCTGGCCGAGTCCGAGCAGAAGGCGCTCGTGGCGCTGGCGAAGGAAGCGGACACGGCGCAGCTGTCGCGGCTGTTCGACATCGTGCACGGCTGCATCTGGGACGTGTCGCGAGCGGCGCAGCCCCGGCTGGCGCTGGAGATGGCGCTGCTCAAGGCCATCCAGCTGTCCCCCGCCGGTTCGATTCCCGACCTGCTGGCCCGCGTGGAGCGGCTGTCGGCGGGCCTTGGCGCGGAAGGCGCCGCGAAGAGCACGTCCGGAGCGCCAGGAGGTCGCTCCGGTCCCGCGAACTTTCGCGTCTGA
- a CDS encoding protein kinase, giving the protein MAQPNVPIPDPAGASTATLLQPYGQYVLVRKLAEGGMAEIFLAKLLGADGFERNVVLKRMLPSLSAIPDFVEMFRDEARLAAKLSHPHIVQIHELGFTDGCYYICMEYLAGEDFSTTLRLAGRRRQYVPLPVVLRVLIDAARGLHFAHTFTNEQGQPLHVVHRDVSPSNLYVTYQGQVKVLDFGIAKAESRLVQTRTGVVKGKYIYMAPEQAQGKEVDPRADVFSLGVSLYEAVTHVRPFSRENDLAVLNALLQGEFEKPRALRADLPQGLEDIILKAMAFKQEDRYATAEDFALALESFAEGFQGGAAGAPALGTFLRNHFGEERVTEKTRIPTMATLSAARPVDPDSTAVVPPVAGVGTNAYGQHVSRPSGTGVKALTSQQHPAAPVQAPAPVPEVVPGAPAAKPASRRWLMGVVGGVALVAAGAAFVIAKPGGPGATVTPHVPAQPPPGPVANAAPTPPPQTPAVAAQGTPEGAPTQVESLPPAGTTPAGNVQDETPGGDAVAKSATDAPPVDEGTDRTRHRKQGTKPAVKGPVTLDIDDIQRVVSGGRSKITGCFERYKSDLPAASGEVQVQLTIVSSGKVRAGTRGPLASTAVGRCLETQAENLHFPAHRDQEVTVLMPFSWKVTQ; this is encoded by the coding sequence ATGGCTCAGCCCAACGTTCCCATTCCGGATCCCGCCGGCGCGTCCACCGCGACGCTCCTCCAGCCCTACGGGCAGTACGTGCTCGTGCGCAAGCTGGCCGAGGGCGGCATGGCGGAGATCTTCCTCGCCAAGCTGCTGGGCGCGGATGGCTTCGAGCGCAACGTGGTGCTCAAGCGGATGCTGCCCTCGCTGTCGGCCATCCCGGACTTCGTGGAGATGTTCCGCGACGAGGCGCGGCTCGCGGCGAAGCTGTCGCATCCGCACATCGTGCAGATCCACGAGCTGGGCTTCACGGACGGCTGCTACTACATCTGCATGGAGTACCTCGCGGGCGAGGACTTCTCCACGACGCTGCGGCTCGCGGGCCGCCGTCGCCAGTACGTGCCGCTGCCGGTGGTGCTGCGGGTGCTCATCGACGCGGCGCGGGGCCTGCACTTCGCGCACACCTTCACCAACGAGCAGGGCCAGCCGCTGCACGTGGTGCACCGGGACGTGTCCCCGTCCAACCTGTACGTGACGTACCAGGGCCAGGTGAAGGTGCTCGACTTCGGCATCGCCAAGGCCGAGTCGCGGCTGGTGCAGACGCGCACCGGCGTGGTGAAGGGCAAGTACATCTACATGGCGCCGGAGCAGGCGCAGGGGAAGGAGGTCGACCCTCGCGCGGACGTCTTCTCGCTGGGCGTCAGCCTCTACGAGGCCGTCACGCACGTGCGGCCCTTCTCCCGCGAGAACGACCTGGCGGTGCTCAACGCGCTGTTGCAGGGCGAGTTCGAGAAGCCGCGCGCGCTGAGGGCGGACCTGCCGCAGGGACTGGAGGACATCATCCTCAAGGCCATGGCCTTCAAGCAGGAGGACCGGTACGCGACGGCGGAGGACTTCGCGCTCGCGCTGGAGTCCTTCGCCGAGGGCTTCCAGGGCGGCGCCGCGGGCGCCCCAGCGCTGGGTACGTTCCTGCGCAACCACTTCGGCGAGGAGCGCGTCACGGAGAAGACGCGCATCCCCACGATGGCCACGCTCTCCGCCGCGCGTCCGGTGGACCCCGATTCCACGGCCGTCGTGCCGCCTGTCGCCGGCGTTGGCACGAACGCCTACGGGCAGCACGTGTCCCGCCCGAGCGGCACGGGCGTGAAGGCGCTGACCTCGCAGCAGCACCCGGCGGCCCCCGTGCAGGCCCCGGCTCCCGTGCCGGAGGTCGTGCCGGGCGCGCCCGCCGCGAAGCCCGCGTCCCGGCGCTGGCTCATGGGAGTGGTGGGCGGCGTGGCCCTGGTGGCCGCGGGCGCGGCGTTCGTCATCGCGAAGCCCGGAGGGCCGGGGGCAACCGTCACGCCTCACGTCCCGGCGCAGCCACCTCCCGGGCCCGTGGCCAACGCGGCTCCGACGCCCCCACCGCAGACTCCGGCGGTCGCGGCGCAGGGCACGCCGGAGGGCGCACCCACGCAGGTGGAGTCCCTGCCTCCCGCGGGAACGACGCCCGCGGGCAACGTGCAGGACGAAACGCCGGGCGGTGACGCGGTGGCGAAGTCCGCGACGGATGCGCCCCCCGTGGACGAAGGGACGGACCGGACACGCCACCGCAAGCAGGGGACGAAGCCGGCGGTGAAGGGGCCCGTGACGCTGGACATCGACGACATCCAGCGCGTGGTGTCCGGCGGCCGCTCGAAGATCACCGGCTGCTTCGAGCGCTACAAGTCCGACCTGCCTGCGGCCTCGGGCGAGGTGCAGGTGCAGCTCACCATCGTGTCCTCCGGCAAGGTGCGCGCGGGCACGCGCGGGCCGCTGGCGTCCACGGCGGTGGGCCGCTGCCTGGAGACGCAGGCGGAGAACCTGCACTTCCCGGCGCATCGTGACCAGGAGGTCACCGTGCTGATGCCGTTCTCGTGGAAGGTGACGCAGTAG
- a CDS encoding NAD(P)/FAD-dependent oxidoreductase translates to MPDVIVVGAGHNGLVAAAMLARRGLSVTVLEEKDQVGGACKTEYPFRTAPKLGVSTGAYLLGLMPPELLKELQLELPLKRRDPHYFLPTMDKRYLLFGSDERELERQFREFFSEADWNAHVAMNEELAALREDLAPAWLLPPVSLEETAERYVRPALRQHFIRLCRGTAREYLERFGYKSDFVKAMYAVTDAFSGLDGGYDTPGTGMNLLVHNLCRLPGSGGTWMIVEGGMGTVTQRIAQIARKHGAQLRTNAKVASVRVDGGTVKGVVLENGEELSAKVVVSNADPFRTLKLVDPGALNKEYRSMVDGLSAPGTTLKVNLCLKSLPTFTCLPEDRGQFGPTIHLLPQGDDVLGALAHGYKEAKAGRLAEFPSIEWYVHTTVDPSLKDAEGHHNSALFVEWVPEKLEGTTWEKEEARYVKHLLSICDRFAPGTSDLVQEYFALTPPKIESHFGITRGHIHHVDNKRGFTDRLPYETPVQGLYFCSAGCHPAGSVIGAAGHNAANVVLQALGR, encoded by the coding sequence ATGCCAGACGTCATCGTGGTGGGCGCAGGCCACAACGGACTTGTCGCGGCGGCCATGCTCGCGCGCCGGGGCCTGTCGGTCACCGTGCTGGAGGAGAAGGACCAGGTGGGCGGCGCGTGCAAGACGGAGTACCCGTTCCGCACGGCCCCGAAGCTGGGTGTCTCCACGGGCGCGTACCTCCTGGGGTTGATGCCGCCGGAGCTGCTCAAGGAGCTCCAGTTGGAGCTGCCCCTCAAGCGCCGCGACCCGCACTACTTCCTGCCCACGATGGACAAGCGCTACCTGCTCTTCGGCTCGGATGAGCGGGAGCTGGAGCGGCAGTTCCGCGAGTTCTTCTCCGAGGCGGACTGGAACGCCCACGTCGCCATGAACGAGGAGCTGGCGGCGCTGCGCGAGGACCTGGCCCCCGCGTGGCTCCTGCCGCCCGTGTCGCTGGAGGAGACGGCGGAGCGCTACGTGCGCCCTGCCCTGCGCCAGCACTTCATCCGGCTGTGCCGCGGCACGGCGCGCGAGTACCTGGAGCGCTTCGGCTACAAGTCCGACTTCGTGAAGGCGATGTACGCCGTCACCGACGCGTTCTCCGGCCTGGACGGTGGCTATGACACGCCGGGCACGGGCATGAACCTGCTGGTGCACAACCTCTGCCGGCTGCCGGGCAGTGGCGGCACGTGGATGATCGTCGAAGGCGGCATGGGCACCGTCACCCAGCGCATCGCGCAGATTGCGCGCAAGCATGGCGCCCAGCTGCGCACGAACGCGAAGGTGGCCTCGGTGCGCGTGGACGGCGGCACGGTGAAGGGCGTGGTGCTGGAGAACGGCGAGGAGCTGTCCGCGAAGGTCGTGGTCTCCAACGCGGACCCGTTCCGCACGCTGAAGCTGGTGGACCCGGGGGCGCTGAACAAGGAGTACCGGAGCATGGTGGACGGGCTGTCCGCGCCGGGCACCACGCTCAAGGTGAACCTGTGCCTCAAGTCGCTGCCCACCTTCACCTGCCTGCCGGAGGACCGGGGCCAGTTCGGTCCCACCATCCACCTGCTGCCGCAGGGGGACGACGTGCTGGGGGCGCTGGCGCACGGCTACAAGGAAGCGAAGGCCGGACGGCTGGCGGAGTTCCCCTCCATCGAATGGTACGTGCACACCACGGTGGACCCGTCGCTGAAGGACGCGGAGGGCCACCACAACTCCGCCCTCTTCGTGGAGTGGGTGCCGGAGAAGCTGGAGGGCACCACCTGGGAGAAGGAGGAGGCGCGCTACGTGAAGCACCTCTTGTCCATCTGCGACCGCTTCGCCCCGGGCACCAGCGACCTGGTGCAGGAGTACTTCGCGCTCACGCCGCCGAAGATCGAGTCCCACTTCGGCATCACCCGCGGCCACATCCATCATGTGGACAACAAGCGCGGGTTCACCGACCGGCTGCCCTATGAGACGCCGGTGCAGGGGCTCTACTTCTGCAGCGCGGGCTGCCACCCGGCGGGGAGTGTCATCGGGGCGGCGGGCCACAACGCGGCCAACGTGGTGCTACAGGCGCTCGGACGCTGA
- a CDS encoding dihydrolipoamide acetyltransferase, with translation MRVASATLRLLALLSAGLPGSVLAQGASPSPASAPPAAAAPAASTPRASPAAPATPGEQTADEAFTSRVKTLEEQVVDLKEKIYRSKARLLLLQESVMGGELSTGARAVLVHKNEMGNAFQLESVVYALDGAPIFTQVDTQGDLNRHQALEVFNGRIVPGQHQLAVRLVYRGSGYGVFSYLEGYKFKVQSSYTFNAESGKVTTVNVVGVEKGGLTTDLKDRPAVRYDIEVAKDTRANRPAGPSVVPGAATEGAPGMPAPATTSSEPK, from the coding sequence GTGCGAGTCGCATCCGCCACTCTCCGTCTCCTCGCGCTCTTGAGCGCTGGCCTGCCCGGGTCGGTGCTCGCGCAAGGTGCGTCCCCCTCCCCTGCTTCCGCGCCTCCGGCCGCCGCGGCCCCGGCCGCCAGCACGCCGCGGGCCTCCCCGGCCGCGCCCGCGACGCCGGGAGAGCAGACCGCGGACGAGGCCTTCACCTCGCGCGTGAAGACGCTGGAGGAGCAGGTCGTCGACCTGAAGGAGAAGATCTACCGCTCCAAGGCGCGCCTCCTGCTGCTCCAGGAGTCGGTGATGGGCGGCGAGCTGTCCACCGGCGCCCGCGCGGTGCTGGTGCACAAGAACGAGATGGGCAATGCCTTCCAGCTGGAGTCGGTGGTGTACGCGCTGGATGGCGCGCCCATCTTCACCCAGGTGGACACGCAGGGAGACCTGAACCGGCACCAGGCGCTGGAGGTCTTCAACGGCCGCATCGTGCCGGGCCAGCACCAGCTCGCGGTGCGCCTGGTGTACCGGGGCAGCGGCTACGGCGTGTTCAGCTACCTGGAGGGCTACAAGTTCAAGGTGCAATCCAGTTACACCTTCAACGCGGAGTCCGGAAAGGTCACCACGGTGAACGTGGTGGGCGTGGAGAAGGGCGGCCTCACCACGGACCTGAAGGACCGGCCCGCGGTGCGCTACGACATTGAAGTGGCCAAGGACACGCGCGCGAACCGGCCGGCGGGTCCCAGCGTCGTCCCCGGCGCCGCGACGGAAGGCGCTCCGGGCATGCCGGCTCCGGCCACCACCTCCAGCGAGCCGAAGTAG